The following proteins are encoded in a genomic region of Oryza brachyantha chromosome 11, ObraRS2, whole genome shotgun sequence:
- the LOC102721492 gene encoding cleavage stimulating factor 64 — MAAAPAGAQNRCVFVGNIPYDATEEQLVQICEEVGPVVSFRLVIDKETGKPKGYGFCEYKDEETALSARRNLQGYEINGRQLRVDFAENGRNADRNREKGRGGPGMASSVDAQKQLAGSSVVGDTSLHQPVGLPSAIQAASVMAGILGGSQTANVQNGLPVQYGLGNDPLTHYLARMSKNQLYEIMSELKSLTNQNKEVANKLLQGIPQLPKALFQAQIMLGMMTPQMMQMAKSQQPSNSLAQPDALIPSIPRPSASLPNPNVLQDPTAQLHNFSQYQHSSQPAVTIFPHGSQPLSASSSVPPPPLATSGSLISQVQPPFMPHHPRPPAMPASIQQLPLTHPHLPQVPAAPDIPQKEIRFPDQANHLAEFAHPSKLRKLEDGTSTPAIVNNNPAVYPAPSQGMVPGGPSGSYSSAAVSFQQPENEVPQLTPDVESALLQQVLQLTPEQLSSLPVEQQQQVIQLQKMLSAGK; from the exons atggccgccgcccccgccggcgcccaGAACCGCTGCGTCTTCG TTGGGAACATTCCTTATGATGCGACGGAGGAACAGCTCGTGCAGATTTGCGAGGAAGTCGGCCCTGTGGTCTCCTTCAG ATTGGTTATTGATAAAGAAACTGGGAAGCCAAAAGGTTATGGCTTTTGTGAGTACAAGGATGAGGAGACTGCTCTAAGTGCACGCCGGAACCTTCAGGGTTATGAAATTAATGGCCGTCAGTTacgtgttgattttgctgaAAATGGGAGGAATGCTGACAGAAACAGAGAAAAG GGTCGTGGAGGACCTGGAATGGCATCCAGTGTTG ATGCTCAGAAACAATTAGCTGGGAGTTCTGTTGTAGGCGATACAAGTCTTCATCAGCCAGTTGGTCTTCCATCGGCTATTCAAGCTGCATCTGTGATGGCTGGTATTCTTGGAGGATCTCAAACTGCAAATGTTCAAAATGGTTTACCTGTCCAGTATGGGCTTGGAAATGACCCTCTTACTCATTATTTGGCCAGAATGTCAAAGAACCAGTTGTATGAAATCATGTCTGAGTTGAAG TCCTTAACTAATCAAAATAAGGAAGTTGCCAACAAACTGCTGCAAGGAATTCCACAGCTGCCAAAGGCCCTATTTCAG GCACAAATAATGCTTGGAATGATGACGCCCCAGATG ATGCAGATGGCAAAGAGCCAACAACCCTCTAACTCCTTGGCACAGCCAGATGCTTTGATACCAAGTATTCCAAGACCGTCGGCAAGCTTGCCAAACCCAAATGTCCTGCAGGACCCAACTGCACAGCTGCATAATTTTTCTCAGTATCAGCATTCATCTCAGCCAGCAGTCACGATATTCCCACATGGAAGTCAGCCCCTCAGTGCTTCTTCCAGTgttcctcctccaccgcttGCTACCTCAGGAAGCCTGATATCGCAGGTTCAACCCCCATTCATGCCACATCACCCTAGGCCACCAGCTATGCCAGCGAGTATACAACAACTACCATTGACTCATCCACATCTTCCTCAG GTACCTGCTGCACCTGATATACCACAGAAGGAAATTAGGTTTCCTGATCAAGCAAATCATCTGGCGGAGTTTGCTCATCCTTCAAAGTTGCGAAAATTGGAGGATGGAACATCCACACCTGCAATTGTAAACAATAATCCAGCTGTTTATCCTGCTCCATCCCAAGGAATGGTCCCTGGTGGACCATCAGGGAGCTATAGTTCTGCTGCTGTTAGCTTCCAGCAGCCAGAGAACGAAGTGCCTCAG CTCACACCCGATGTTGAGTCGGCTCTTCTGCAGCAAGTCCTGCAATTGACACCCGAGCAGTTGAGTTCGTTGCCAGTAGAGCAACAGCAGCAGGTGATTCAGCTTCAAAAGATGCTCTCGGCTGGTAAATAG
- the LOC102708098 gene encoding DExH-box ATP-dependent RNA helicase DExH10, giving the protein MEEVENTSKRKAPEAGGAESEPASAGAATEEPPPADGAAAKRRSLARSCIHEVAVPKGYASSKEEAVHGTLSSPAFHGEMAKAYPFQLDPFQSVSIACLERNESVLVSAHTSAGKTAIAEYAIAMSFRDKQRVIYTSPLKALSNQKYRELSQEFSDVGLMTGDVTLQPNATCLVMTTEILRAMLYRGSEVIKEVAWVIFDEIHYMKDRERGVVWEESIIFLPPAIKMVFLSATMSNATEFAEWICNLHKQPCHVVYTDFRPTPLQHYVFPIGGSGLYLVVDENSQFREDNFVKLQDTFTKQSSLMDGRKGGGPKASGRIAKGGSASGNSDIYRIVKMVMERKFQPVIIFSFSRRECEHHAMSMSKLDFNTDEEKESIEQVFSSAILCLSEEDRSLPAIELILPLLKRGIAVHHSGLLPIIKELVELLFQEGLVKALFATETFAMGLNMPAKTVVFTSVKKWDGDTNRYIASGEYIQMSGRAGRRGKDERGICVIMIDEKMEMSVIKDMVLGKPAPLVSTFRLSYYTILNLMSRVEGQFTAEHVIRNSFHQFQYEKALPEMVQKITRLENEDTLLDSSGGETDLAEYHKLELGISELEKKIMSEIIRPERALLYLVPGRLVKVRDGSTDWGWGVVVNVVKKPPQSGTLPPALSASRGNNYIVDTLLHCSSSSNENGSRSKPCPPRQGEKGEMHVVPVPLPLLSGLSSVRINIPPDLRPSEARQNILFAVQELGKRYTQGLPKLDPIKDMGIQEPELVDLVNKLDDLEQKRCSHPLHKSGQSEQQLSWYQRKAELNHEIQLLKSKMRDSQLQKFRDELKNRSRVLKMLGHIDADGVLQLKGRAACLIDTGDELLITELMFNGTFNDLDHHQIASLASCFVPCEKSSEQIRLRSELSKPMMQLQEAARKIAEVQRECKLDVNVEEYVESTCRPYLMDVIYCWSKGATFGEVIEMTDIFEGSIIRLARRLDEFLNQLKAAAQAVGEANLEEKFGSASDSLRRGIMFANSLYL; this is encoded by the exons atggaggaggtggagaacACGAGCAAGCGGAAGGCGCCGGAGGCGGGAGGCGCGGAGAGCGAGCCCGCTTCCGCCGGAGCCGCCACGGAGGAGCCAccgccggccgacggcgcggccgccAAGCGCCGGAGCCTCGCCCGGTCGTGCATCCACGAGGTGGCCGTGCCCAAGGGCTACGCGTCGTCCAAGGAGGAGGCCGTGCACGGGACGCTCTCGAGCCCGGCCTTCCACGGGGAGATGGCCAAGGCCTACCCGTTCCAGCTCGACCCCTTCCAGAGCGTCTCCATCGCCTGCCTGGAGCGGAACGAGTCCGTCCTCGTCTCCGCCCACACCTCCGCCGGGAAGACGGCCATCGCGGAGTACGCCATCGCCATGTCGTTCAGGGACAAGCAGAGGGTCATCTACACCTCCCCTCTCAAGGCTCTCAGCAACCAGAAGTACAGGGAGCTCAGCCAGGAGTTCTCCGATGTCGGCTTGATGACCGGCGATGTCACGCTCCAGCCCAACGCCACTTGCCTGGTCATGACCACGGAGATCCTCAGGGCAATGCTCTACAGGGGCTCCGAGGTGATCAAGGAGGTTGCTTGGGTCATCTTCGATGAGATTCACTACATGAAGGATCGCGAGCGCGGAGTCGTGTGGGAGGAGAGTATCATTTTCCTGCCTCCTGCCATCAAGATGGTCTTCCTTTCTGCTACCATGTCCAATGCAACCGAGTTTGCCGAGTGGATATGCAATCTGCACAAGCAGCCTTGTCATGTGGTGTATACTGACTTCAGGCCGACACCGTTGCAGCACTATGTGTTCCCAATCGGTGGCTCCGGTCTCTACCTCGTAGTAGACGAAAACAGCCAATTCAGAGAGGATAATTTTGTCAAGCTGCAAGACACGTTTACAAAGCAAAGTAGCCTAATGGATGGAAGGAAGGGTGGTGGACCTAAAGCCAGTGGTCGAATTGCAAAAGGCGGAAGTGCCTCTGGAAATTCTGACATATACAGAATCGTCAAG ATGGTTATGGAACGGAAGTTTCAGCCAGTCATAATTTTCAGCTTTAGTAGAAGAGAATGTGAGCACCATGCCATGTCAATGTCAAAACTCGACTTCAACACTGATGAGGAAAAAGAGAGCATCGAACAGGTTTTCAGTAGTGCTATTCTATGTTTAAGTGAGGAAGATAGAAGTTTGCCTGCTATAGAGTTGATATTGCCTCTTCTGAAACGAGGTATTGCAGTACACCATTCTGGATTACTTCCAATAATTAAGGAGCTGGTGGAATTGCTCTTCCAAGAAGGCCTTGTGAAAGCTCTCTTTGCTACTGAAACA TTTGCCATGGGACTGAATATGCCTGCAAAAACAGTTGTGTTCACATCTGTCAAAAAATGGGATGGTGATACTAACCGCTATATCGCTTCTGGAGAATATATACAG ATGAGTGGAAGAGCTGGTCGGCGTGGCAAGGATGAACGTGGTATTTGTGTTATAATGATAGATGAGAAA ATGGAAATGAGTGTTATAAAGGACATGGTGTTAGGTAAACCAGCACCTCTCGTTAGTACTTTCCGGCTGAGCTATTACACTATTCTCAATTTAATGAGTCGTGTGGAGGGCCAGTTTACTGCTGAGCATGTGATCAGAAATTCATTCCATCAATTTCAATATGAGAAG GCACTGCCTGAAATGGTTCAGAAGATTACAAGGTTGGAAAATGAAGATACCTTGCTTGATTCGTCTGGAGGAGAG ACTGATCTTGCAGAGTATCACAAATTGGAGCTTGGTATATCAGAacttgaaaagaaaatcatgtcTGAGATAATTAGACCAGAGAGGGCTTTGTTATACTTGGTTCCCGGAAGGCTG GTTAAAGTGAGAGATGGTTCGACAGACTGGGGATGGGGTGTGGTTGTAAATGTGGTTAAGAAACCTCCACAATCGGGTACTCTCCCTCCTGCACTAAGTGCATCTCGCGGTAATAACTATATAGTGGATACGTTGCTTCACTGCTCTTCTAGTTCAAACGAGAATGGATCACGTTCGAAGCCATGCCCACCGCGCCAAGGGGAGAAGGGAGAAATGCATGTG GTTCCTGTACCGTTACCTTTATTATCTGGTCTAAGCAGTGTTCGAATCAACATTCCTCCTGATCTACGACCATCTGAAGCAAGGcaaaatatactttttgcGGTGCAAGAACTGGGAAAGCGCTACACCCAAGGTCTTCCGAAGCTAGATCCAATCAAA GACATGGGTATTCAAGAACCTGAGTTGGTGGACTTGGTTAATAAACTTGATGATCTTGAGCAGAAACGATGTTCTCATCCACTTCATAAG TCTGGTCAAAGTGAGCAGCAACTGTCATGGTATCAAAGAAAAGCTGAGCTGAATCATGAAATTCAACTGCTAAAGTCAAAGATGCGGGATTCACAG CTAcaaaaatttagagatgaaCTTAAGAATCGGTCGCGCGTTCTGAAGATGCTTGGTCATATTGACGCTGATGGTGTGCTCCAGTTGAAAGGGCGTGCTGCCTGTTTAATAGATACAGGGGATGAGCTGCTTATCACTGAACTTATGTTTAACG GTACATTTAATGATCTTGATCATCATCAAATTGCTTCCCTTGCTAGCTGCTTTGTACCTTGTGAGAAGTCTAGTGAGCAAATACGCCTGAGAAGTGAGCTTTCTAAGCCAATGATGCAGCTACAGGAGGCTGCGAGAAAAATAGCTGAG GTACAAAGAGAATGCAAATTAGATGTAAATGTTGAAGAATATGTTGAATCAACTTGTAGACCCTACCTGATGGATGTCATATACTGTTGGTCAAAG GGGGCCACTTTTGGAGAGGTGATAGAAATGACCGACATTTTTGAAGGAAGCATCATACGGCTTGCTAGAAGACTGGATGAATTTCTGAATCAG TTGAAAGCTGCTGCTCAAGCTGTTGGTGAGGCCAACCTCGAGGAGAAGTTTGGTTCGGCCAGCGACAGCTTACGTCGGGGTATCATGTTTGCAAACTCATTATATCTGTGA
- the LOC102721780 gene encoding O-fucosyltransferase 9-like, translating into MPVVVVAAAAAAPMRGGCDGGGLKGARRTGRAGLAVGRRQRAAVMLLALAYAAAMLVLFLGGGRAGPGGGMVLRRGSAPAPAGSVYRSHLVFERLLPEMHASASRPHPLMTSHNKKSGKRWAPCIRKRLAQSELPPSNGFLIIEANGGLNQQRISICDAVAVASLLNATLVTPAFHLNSVWRDSSKFGDIFDEDHFIGSLRKYTRIVKELPEDVFMKFDFNISSIPNMRTKAFSSESYYLEKVLPKLLELGAVRIAPFSNRLAHSVPPNIQALRCFANYEALRFSEPIRTLGANMVDRMIKKSSLTGGKYISVHLRFEEDMVAFSCCIYDGGLRENIEMENARERSWRGKFHRPGRVINPEANRRNGKCPLTPLEVGMMLRGMGFDNTTSIYVASGKIYNAEKYMSPLRQLFPLLQTKDTLTSPEELAQFKGHSSRLAALDYTVCLQSEVFVTTQGSNFPHFLMGHRRYLYGGNAKTIKPDKRKLVALFDNPNIRWDRFKRQMQEMHRHSELKGFGVRKPNGSIYTLPMPDCMCQQAEP; encoded by the exons atgccggtggtggtggtggcggccgcggcggcggcgccaatgCGCGGGggctgcgacggcggcgggttgAAGGGCGCGAGGCGGACGGGCCGCGCCGGCCTGGCGGTGGGGCGGAGGCAGCGGGCGGCCGTGATGCTCCTCGCGCTGGCGTACGCCGCGGCGATGCTCGTGCTCTTCCTGGGCGGGGGGCGCGCGGGGCCGGGAGGCGGCATGGTGCTGCGGCGGGggagcgcgccggcgccggccgggtcTGTGTACCGCAGCCACCTCGTGTTCGAGCGCCTCCTCCCGGAGATgcacgcctccgcctcccgcccGCATCCG CTAATGACATCACATAACAAAAAATCTGGAAAGCGATGGGCACCTTGTATCAGAAAGAGGTTGGCACAATCAG AGTTACCACCATCAAATGGTTTTCTCATAATTGAAGCAAATGGTGGTCTCAATCAACAACGCATTTCT ATCTGCGACGCTGTTGCTGTGGCCAGCTTACTTAATGCAACTCTTGTCACCCCTGCTTTTCATTTGAATAGTGTGTGGCGTGATTCCAG CAAGTTTGGCGATATATTTGATGAAGATCACTTTATTGGGTCACTGAGAAAATATACAAGGATTGTCAAAGAACTTCCTGAAGatgtttttatgaaatttgattttaatatCAGCAGTATACCCAATATGAGGACCAAAGCCTTCTCATCTGAAAGCTACTACCTAGAAAAGGTGCTTCCAAAATTGCTGGAGCTAGG GGCTGTGCGTATTGCTCCTTTCTCAAATAGACTTGCCCATTCGGTTCCACCAAATATCCAGGCATTGAGGTGTTTCGCTAATTATGAGGCATTGAGATTTTCTGAACCCATAAGAACTCTTGGAGCAAATATGGTTGATCGAATGATCAAGAAGAGTTCTTTAACTGGTGGGAAGTACATCTCTGTGCACCTTCGCTTTGAAGAG GATATGGTTGCTTTTTCATGCTGCATATATGATGGTGGCTTGAGGGAGAACATTGAAATGGAAAATGCTCGTGAAAGGAGTTGGAGAGGGAAGTTTCACCGACCTGGTCGAGTGATAAATCCTGAGGCAAATAGAAGGAATGGGAAGTGCCCTTTAACTCCTTTAGAG GTTGGAATGATGCTGCGGGGTATGGGATTTGACAATACAACCTCCATCTATGTTGCCTCTGGTAAAATATACAACGCAGAGAAGTACATGTCTCCTCTTCGCCAGTTGTTTCCACTTCTACAGACAAAGGATACTCTCACTTCACCTGAGGAGCTTGCTCAGTTCAAG GGTCACTCATCTAGACTGGCAGCACTGGACTACACGGTCTGTCTTCAGAGCGAAGTGTTTGTGACAACTCAAGGAAGCAACTTTCCGCATTTTCTGATGGGGCACAGACGTTACCTATACGGAGGAAATGCGAAGACGATCAAACCAGATAAACGGAAACTAGTTGCACTCTTTGACAACCCAAATATCCG GTGGGATCGCTTCAAGCGCCAAATGCAGGAAATGCATCGGCACAGCGAGTTGAAGGGTTTTGGAGTCAGGAAGCCAAATGGTTCCATATACACCCTCCCGATGCCTGACTGCATGTGTCAGCAGGCTGAACCATGA